In Phacochoerus africanus isolate WHEZ1 chromosome 2, ROS_Pafr_v1, whole genome shotgun sequence, one DNA window encodes the following:
- the WTAP gene encoding pre-mRNA-splicing regulator WTAP isoform X1, with protein MTNEEPLPKKVRLSETDFKVMARDELILRWKQYEAYVQALEGKYTDLNSNDVTGLRESEEKLKQQQQESARRENILVMRLATKEQEMQECTTQIQYLKQVQQPSVAQLRSTMVDPAINLFFLKMKGELEQTKDKLEQAQNELSAWKFTPDSQTGKKLMAKCRMLIQENQELGRQLSQGRIAQLEAELALQKKYSEELKSSQDELNDFIIQLDEEVEGMQSTILVLQQQLKETRQQLAQYQQQQSQAPGPSTSRTPSEPGGQAEATGKDCSRLANGPSNGSSSRQRTSGSGFHREGDTTEDDFPPSPGSGNKASNSSEERTGRGGSSYVNQLSAGYESVDSPTGSENSLTRHSHDTDSNPDPQEEKTVSGKGSRTAGSRHVQNGLDSSVNVQGSVL; from the exons ATGACCAACGAGGAACCTCTTCCCAAAAAG GTTCGACTGAGTGAGACAGACTTCAAAGTTATGGCACGAGACGAATTGATTCTAAG GTGGAAACAATACGAAGCATACGTGCAAGCTTTGGAGGGCAAGTACACAGATCTTAACT CTAATGATGTAACTGGCTTAAGGGAGTCTGAAGAAAAACTAAAGCAGCAACAGCAAGAATCTGCACGCAGGGAAAACATCCTTGTAATGCGCCTAGCAACCAAGGAGCAAGAGATGCAAGAGTGTACT ACTCAAATCCAGTACCTCAAGCAAGTCCAGCAGCCTAGTGTTGCCCAACTGAGATCAACAATGGTCGACCCAGCGATCAACTTGTTTTTCCTAAAAATGAAAGGTGAACTGGAACAGACTAAAGACAAACTGGAACAAGCCCAAAATGAACTGAGTGCCTGGAAGTTTACGCCTGATAG CCAAACAGGCAAAAAGTTAATGGCGAAGTGTCGAATGCTTATCCAGGAGAATCAAGAGCTTGGAAGGCAGCTGTCCCAGGGACGTATTGCACAGCTTGAAGCAGAGTTGGCTTTACAGAAGAAATATAGTGAGGAGCTTAAAAGCAGTCAGGATG AACTGAATGACTTCATCATTCAACTTGACGAAGAAGTAGAGGGTATGCAGAGTACCATTCTAGTTCTTCAACAACAGCTGAAGGAGACCCGCCAGCAGCTGGCTCAGTACCAACAGCAGCAGTCTCAAGCCCCAGGCCCGAGCACCAGCAGGACTCCGTCTGAGCCTGGAGGACAGGCAGAGGCCACAGGGAAAGACTGCAGTCGTCTGGCCAACGGACCAAGTAATGGCAGCTCCTCCCGGCAGAGGACGTCTGGGTCTGGATTTCACAGGGAGGGCGACACAACCGAAGATGACTTTCCTCCTTCTCCGGGGAGCGGGAATAAGGCCTCCAACAGCTCAGAGGAGAGAACTGGCAGAGGAGGTAGTAGTTACGTAAACCAACTCAGTGCTGGGTATGAAAGCGTAGACTCTCCCACGGGCAGTGAAAACTCTCTCACACGCCACTCACATGACACAGACTCCAACCCTGACCCTCAAGAGGAGAAAACCGTGAGTGGGAAAGGTAGCCGAACTGCGGGTTCCCGCCACGTCCAGAATGGCTTGGACTCAAGTGTAAATGTACAGGGTTcggttttgtaa
- the WTAP gene encoding pre-mRNA-splicing regulator WTAP isoform X2, which yields MTNEEPLPKKVRLSETDFKVMARDELILRWKQYEAYVQALEGKYTDLNSNDVTGLRESEEKLKQQQQESARRENILVMRLATKEQEMQECTTQIQYLKQVQQPSVAQLRSTMVDPAINLFFLKMKGELEQTKDKLEQAQNELSAWKFTPDRGLMASDYSEEVATSEKFPF from the exons ATGACCAACGAGGAACCTCTTCCCAAAAAG GTTCGACTGAGTGAGACAGACTTCAAAGTTATGGCACGAGACGAATTGATTCTAAG GTGGAAACAATACGAAGCATACGTGCAAGCTTTGGAGGGCAAGTACACAGATCTTAACT CTAATGATGTAACTGGCTTAAGGGAGTCTGAAGAAAAACTAAAGCAGCAACAGCAAGAATCTGCACGCAGGGAAAACATCCTTGTAATGCGCCTAGCAACCAAGGAGCAAGAGATGCAAGAGTGTACT ACTCAAATCCAGTACCTCAAGCAAGTCCAGCAGCCTAGTGTTGCCCAACTGAGATCAACAATGGTCGACCCAGCGATCAACTTGTTTTTCCTAAAAATGAAAGGTGAACTGGAACAGACTAAAGACAAACTGGAACAAGCCCAAAATGAACTGAGTGCCTGGAAGTTTACGCCTGATAG AGGCCTGATGGCGTCGGACTATTCCGAAGAAGTGGCCACCTCCGAAAAATTCCCCTTCTAG
- the WTAP gene encoding pre-mRNA-splicing regulator WTAP isoform X3, translated as MTNEEPLPKKVRLSETDFKVMARDELILRWKQYEAYVQALEGKYTDLNSNDVTGLRESEEKLKQQQQESARRENILVMRLATKEQEMQECTTQIQYLKQVQQPSVAQLRSTMVDPAINLFFLKMKGELEQTKDKLEQAQNELSAWKFTPDR; from the exons ATGACCAACGAGGAACCTCTTCCCAAAAAG GTTCGACTGAGTGAGACAGACTTCAAAGTTATGGCACGAGACGAATTGATTCTAAG GTGGAAACAATACGAAGCATACGTGCAAGCTTTGGAGGGCAAGTACACAGATCTTAACT CTAATGATGTAACTGGCTTAAGGGAGTCTGAAGAAAAACTAAAGCAGCAACAGCAAGAATCTGCACGCAGGGAAAACATCCTTGTAATGCGCCTAGCAACCAAGGAGCAAGAGATGCAAGAGTGTACT ACTCAAATCCAGTACCTCAAGCAAGTCCAGCAGCCTAGTGTTGCCCAACTGAGATCAACAATGGTCGACCCAGCGATCAACTTGTTTTTCCTAAAAATGAAAGGTGAACTGGAACAGACTAAAGACAAACTGGAACAAGCCCAAAATGAACTGAGTGCCTGGAAGTTTACGCCTGATAGGTAA